GACTATAAGAGATCTTAGGGGTGCTCTTGCTAGGGGTCTCTAAGAATCGCTAGTTTCACTGGAATAGCCAAACAACGGCTGAGATAGCTGCTTGGGATGCCCGTAAGGTCTCCTGTGCGCACGCCTGAAGGCGCTTTGCTGTCTCGTCAGGGCAGCCCTTGCGGGGGGCTTCTTGGGTTTGCTCTAGCGGCCTCTTAATGATTATTTAAGATCTGATGATTTTAGGCCACCTGCTTCAGCACTCTCTGTACAGTTTTAGGGGAGCATCCGACTTGTTTTGCGATAGCTGTGTTAGTTAAACCTTCGCCCTTAAGTTTATGGATTTCAGCGTTACGACGCATATCTGATGTCCGACCCTTATAAACTCCCTTATCCTTCGCCTTAGCGATGCCTTCCGCTTGACGCTCCTTGATCATAGACCTCTCAAACTGAGCGACTGCTCCTAGCATATTCAACATCAGCTCAGACATAGGGCTTGTGTCGTTAGCTGAGAAGGTGAGGGATTCCTTACAGAAACGGACAGTCACACCCTTGTTGTTCAGTTCGAGTACCAGTGAGCGGAGGTCGTCGATGTTCCTAGCGAGGCGATCAATACTGTGAACAATAACTAAATCACCGTCTCTCACATAGTCCAATAGCTCCACTAGCGCGGGTCGCTCCTTACTCCCACCTGAGCACTTATCGGTGAAGGCTTTATCGTAAGTCTCACCGTCTAGCTGTCGATCTGTATTCTGGTCAGTGGTAGAAACTCGAATATAAGCGATAGTGGTCATTGGACTCTTTTTTTGGTCACTAGGGTCTAGAGGCTAGGAGCCTACCCAAGTTGAGCACTGATCGCAAGCCGCTAACCCGCATTCTACCGTTAGATAAGTGGACAGCCTTTAGGTGGTCAGTAGGGTATACCTTAGTGACCACAGCTTTTATCTGCTTCTTTGTCTATTGTTGGGAAGACTTAATCCACTCGATATCAATTTGGTCAGCTATCTTTTGGGCTGCTTCGGCAAGAAGTCCATAATCAGCTTTTGCGTAATAACCGAATGACATGGTGCTGCCAGTGGCATGGCCTACGATTGATGCCGCCTCAAATTCTTTAATACCCGCTCGTTGGGCTGCCGTCACATAATGAACCCTGAGGCTGTGGAACGTGCGTGCCTTATCAGTAGTTATATGTGCTGTTTTAAAGCGGCTAAAAGTTCGACTAGCGTCTTTACCTTCCAGTTCGATAAGTGAACCCTTGGAGCGACTATTGAGGCGCTCTGTGACGATTGAGCATGCCTGTTTTGGAATGGGAATGATCCGACTAGCCGATGCCGTCTTACCTTGAATAATCCTCATCAGGTAGCCATGCTCTGTATTCGTAATATCTTCAATCTGTACGTTACACAGTTCGCCTATTCTAGCTCCTGTATAGAGACCTAATCGGACTAGGTCGTGCAGGTTTGATTGGAGGTCTGCATTGAGAATAGATTGAAGTTCTAAGGCGCTGAATAGCTGCTTTTTCTCACCTTGTTGTGACGAAAAGTGCGAGAGGTCTAGGCTATGGAACGGACTTCTTTCCTTCTCAATATCACCCTGTTGATAGGCGTGTTTCCAAACCGACCTTAATCGGGAGAGGCGGGACGAAATAGTTGATTGGCTGAAATCTGTAGATAGAGATTCGACGTAGGCTACTACTTGTTTCTTATGGATACTGAGAAGCGCTATGTCGTTTTGCCGTATATGTCGCAAGAAGCTATCAACAGCTTGCGTGACTTTGTTAAGCGTATCAGCGGGTTTCTTGTTGTTACGCACTTTCCACGATAACAGGGTCTCACGTAGAGTTTGCGTGTACGCCTCTTTTTGACCGTGTACGACGTGGTTATAAGCTGCCGCAGCCACTAAATCCTTTTCCCTCTCATCTTCCGTAGATTTGTTGCTAAAGCCCTGATACTCCAACTCCCACATAGTCTCAGGGTCTTCTTTGCGTAGCTGATCTACTAGAGCCTTGAAACGTATCCTATCGGGATCGTAACTACTTGAGAGTTGAGCGCTGATCGTTGCTGTAATCTCGTCCCGACGGAGACGAGCTAATTTGAGGCTGTCTGTGTGAAGTGACTTTATAATGTCTGTTTGGTTGGGGTAGAGGTGTTGTAATGATGCAGGCACGCGGCGGCGATACCACCAGATATTTCCGCGTTTCTTGAGGTACTGATCCTTCGACATGATACAACTCCGTGATACAGCAACGTGGTACAGCATTTCGCCTTGGGAGCCGCATAATACAGGGGTTCCAGAGAAACACTAGGTGAGAGGGTAGTTTGATGTAGCCTTCCGCTTCCTAAGCGATCAAAAAACCCGCCATCTGGCGGGTTTTTTTATATCTGTTGGTAATGAAAAATTGCATTTACCGGTCTACTGATGACATGGCTGGTAGTGAAAAGTTCAGAGCCAGATCGATAAATTTGATCCATGCACGGAGATATCTCGTTCTCTGGCTATACTAAAAATCAAAACGATAAGAAACAGTAAGGGAAGCCAATGCGGAAAGTTGTAAAGGCGCTTAGCCTTGCGCTGCTTGTTAGCGGTGCCGCACAAGCGACTGAAGTCACTGATGGTGTGGCTACTGCAGGCGATCGTTTTCCGAATTTTCCCCTACTCTCCCAGCAACTTGCGCAGCAACCAGAAAAAGACCTACAGGTTGAATACCGAGGCGCACAATTTGTTGTCTCTGAAGCATCGTCACAACCGCTGTTTTCCAGTACCAAGCATTCGGTGGCAACGTTGGTGGAGCATAGTCAGGATCTGTGGGAGCCAGCGTTCGACTCCGCGGAAGAAAAAGATCGGGTCAACTTGGGCGCTGAGTATCGTTACCAGGACTTTTGGGGAACGGTGGCTGTGTCACTGGTATCAGAGCTCAGTGAGCAGGCGCGGGGAGAATACGGTAAGTTAAGTTACAGCTACCCTTTGCAGGTGACCGGCGATCTGAAGCTGTTTCCAGAAGTGAGTTACACCTATATGAACGGTGAGTACGCTGAGCATTATCTTGGCCAGCCATTGCTTGCTGAAGATGGTAGTGCGGTCACGGAGGGTGCATCCAAGGTGAGTGTCGGCGTTGCTGCAAAGCAGGGTCTCAGTGAAAGCTGGCAACTGAATTACAATGCCGCTGTTGGTAAGCTCGAAGCGAATGAAGCGAAAGCTGAGGCGCCAGTTTACGAATACACGTTAGGCGTTGGTGTGGCGTACAGCTTCTAGACAAGATCAGCGGTACCCTTTTTTACTCGATTAATTGTCCCTTTCTCTTTTCCTTTCACGCTCGCTTATACCAGTGCGGCGACCGCTCTATATAACTCAATTGCTCGGCTACGAGTGAGGTTGGACGCTTCAGCGGCCTGTCCTAAAGAGTTTGATACCTGCACGGATTCGGTTGCATCCTCCTCTGTCGTTTCTGACGAAGGCGGCGCTGCCACTACCTCACTGATACTGGCTAAGGCAGTTTGTTGCGCGTTATTACTCTGTGGTGGAAGCTGCTGCGTCACTGAGGCGGCGACGTTCGCATTTACGGGTTCCATTAACTTAAACCTATATCACCAAGCTGTAACGATGATCTGTTGAAAGCCTGCTCTAAGTTTAGTCGATTTTAACCCGCTTGCATGGGGCGAAGCCGCTGGAGAAAGAGTGGACCGCTTACTTGGCTTTTAGGTTGCGCTTAAATTCTGCCAGTGTGCGCAGGAGCAGTTCCAGTTTGCTTACCCATGTTTTTAGTTGTGCTTCGAATTTGTCGGGCGAAGCCGATTTCAGTGGTTCGATCTCGGCAGCGAGCTCTTCAACATAGGGAACAAATCTGATCGCTTCACATTCAAAGCCTTGATCTTTACGGAAAACGGCGTCGAACTTCCCGACATCAAGCTGCAGCATTTCGTTGAGTATGGCATCAGCATCAATTGCTTGTCGGTAAGCCTGTTTTAAATTGGCACTGAGGTGTTCAAAAAGCTGGTCATGGCTCGACATCTAAAGCGGTTCTCTCATATCAAAGGTATCTATAGTCGGTTGCTATTCTAGCGCTTTCTTCTGCACATGGGCAGTGTCAGCTTTGCTGGAAAAAATCGAGATCTGTTTGCTCAATAAATGGGTTAAAACCTAAATCTATGGGGGTTTTGCTTTGCTGTCCGGCTATTTCACGGACAAACTTGGGTACTAAGAAACCGGGTAGACGCTGCATCATTGCTTTGTTTAGCGCCTGTACCCGTGCTAGCGGCAAGTCAAAGTGTTCTGCTTGGGCGACCTTATCCATTAGATGTAGATAATAGGGTTGTATATCGGCTTCAAACAGGCGTTCGCTTAACGCACACAATGCATCGGCTGAGTCATTCACCTGTTGCAATAGTACGCTTTGGTTGAGCAGCCAGATCCCGGCTTGTTTTAGTTTCTGAGCTGCCCGTTGTAGTGCGTTATCAATTTCATTGGCGTGATTAATATGCAGCACCATTAATGCTTTTAATCTTGAGCTGGCTAAGCGACTGACGAGCGCATCGGTAATACGGCTTGGTATCACCACGGGTAAGCGCGTATGTATGCGCACACGGCGTAGATGGGGGATCTGCTCTAGCTGAGTCAGTAGCCAGTCAAGCTGCTGATCGTTGGCCATTAGCGGGTCGCCACCAGAGAGCAAAACCTCGTTAATCTCAGGGTGAGCCGCTATGTAGTCAAATGACTGTTGCCACTCCTGCTTGCTAGGGCTGTTATCGCCGTAAGGAAAGTGACGGCGAAAACAGTAACGACAGTTTACCGCACAGCCACCACGGAGGATCAGGAGGACACGGCTTTGATACTTGTGCATTAAGCCTGGTGCTTGGGTGTCATGTTCGCCAAGCGGGTCGCTAACATAACCGTTGGATGTAATGAGTTCATCGCTCAGCGGCAGAACTTGGCGTAGCAGTGGGTCATTCGGATCGCCTTTTACCATGCGATCGATAAATGGTTGAGGAACACGCATTGGAAATTGTTTTCTCGCCGCAAAGCCGTCGGCGAATGCAGTTTGATCTATCTCAAGCATGGTAAGCAAAACCGCCGGATCGGTGATCGCTTTTGCCAGCTCTTGTTGCCATGGTCGTTCACCCTCGAGGGGTTTTCGGGTTATCATCTGCGGCATTTGAAATAATCAGCTTTGGTAACGAGGTAGAAATGGCGACGTATAGTACCAACGAATTTCGTGGAGGGCTAAAGTTCATGCTGGATGGCGAGCCCTGTTCAATTATTGATAACGAGTTCGTTAAGCCTGGCAAGGGTCAAGCCTTTAACCGTGTAAAGATCCGCAAACTTATCTCCGGTAAGGTGTTGGAAAAAACTTTCAAGTCGGGCGAAACGGTCGAAGCCGCTGACGTCATGGATATTGAACTGGCTTACCTCTACAACGATGGTGAGTTCTGGCACTTTATGAACAATGACACATTCGAGCAGCTTGCGGCGGATGCTAAAGCGATCGGTGATCAAGAGAAGTGGTTGGTTGAGCAAGACGTTTGCACCATTACTACCTGGAATGAGAATCCAATCTCAGTGACTCCACCTAACTTCGTTGAACTGGAAGTGACTGAAACTGATCCCGGTTTGAAAGGTGATACGGCCGGTACCGGCGGGAAGCCAGCGACATTGAGCACCGGTGCTGTGGTACGTGTGCCGCTGTTTATTCAGATTGGTGAAGTAGTGAAAGTAGATACTCGTACCGGTGAATACGTTTCCCGAGTGAAGTAGCTTATTGATTGCTCGAAAATGAAAAGCCGCTCTGTGTAGCGGTTTTTTTATTAGTTATCAACTGGTCTGCAGCTG
This genomic window from Corallincola holothuriorum contains:
- a CDS encoding MipA/OmpV family protein, which gives rise to MRKVVKALSLALLVSGAAQATEVTDGVATAGDRFPNFPLLSQQLAQQPEKDLQVEYRGAQFVVSEASSQPLFSSTKHSVATLVEHSQDLWEPAFDSAEEKDRVNLGAEYRYQDFWGTVAVSLVSELSEQARGEYGKLSYSYPLQVTGDLKLFPEVSYTYMNGEYAEHYLGQPLLAEDGSAVTEGASKVSVGVAAKQGLSESWQLNYNAAVGKLEANEAKAEAPVYEYTLGVGVAYSF
- the epmB gene encoding EF-P beta-lysylation protein EpmB, coding for MPQMITRKPLEGERPWQQELAKAITDPAVLLTMLEIDQTAFADGFAARKQFPMRVPQPFIDRMVKGDPNDPLLRQVLPLSDELITSNGYVSDPLGEHDTQAPGLMHKYQSRVLLILRGGCAVNCRYCFRRHFPYGDNSPSKQEWQQSFDYIAAHPEINEVLLSGGDPLMANDQQLDWLLTQLEQIPHLRRVRIHTRLPVVIPSRITDALVSRLASSRLKALMVLHINHANEIDNALQRAAQKLKQAGIWLLNQSVLLQQVNDSADALCALSERLFEADIQPYYLHLMDKVAQAEHFDLPLARVQALNKAMMQRLPGFLVPKFVREIAGQQSKTPIDLGFNPFIEQTDLDFFQQS
- a CDS encoding prephenate dehydrogenase, with product MSSHDQLFEHLSANLKQAYRQAIDADAILNEMLQLDVGKFDAVFRKDQGFECEAIRFVPYVEELAAEIEPLKSASPDKFEAQLKTWVSKLELLLRTLAEFKRNLKAK
- a CDS encoding tyrosine-type recombinase/integrase, with protein sequence MSKDQYLKKRGNIWWYRRRVPASLQHLYPNQTDIIKSLHTDSLKLARLRRDEITATISAQLSSSYDPDRIRFKALVDQLRKEDPETMWELEYQGFSNKSTEDEREKDLVAAAAYNHVVHGQKEAYTQTLRETLLSWKVRNNKKPADTLNKVTQAVDSFLRHIRQNDIALLSIHKKQVVAYVESLSTDFSQSTISSRLSRLRSVWKHAYQQGDIEKERSPFHSLDLSHFSSQQGEKKQLFSALELQSILNADLQSNLHDLVRLGLYTGARIGELCNVQIEDITNTEHGYLMRIIQGKTASASRIIPIPKQACSIVTERLNSRSKGSLIELEGKDASRTFSRFKTAHITTDKARTFHSLRVHYVTAAQRAGIKEFEAASIVGHATGSTMSFGYYAKADYGLLAEAAQKIADQIDIEWIKSSQQ
- the efp gene encoding elongation factor P, with protein sequence MATYSTNEFRGGLKFMLDGEPCSIIDNEFVKPGKGQAFNRVKIRKLISGKVLEKTFKSGETVEAADVMDIELAYLYNDGEFWHFMNNDTFEQLAADAKAIGDQEKWLVEQDVCTITTWNENPISVTPPNFVELEVTETDPGLKGDTAGTGGKPATLSTGAVVRVPLFIQIGEVVKVDTRTGEYVSRVK
- a CDS encoding recombinase family protein, which produces MTTIAYIRVSTTDQNTDRQLDGETYDKAFTDKCSGGSKERPALVELLDYVRDGDLVIVHSIDRLARNIDDLRSLVLELNNKGVTVRFCKESLTFSANDTSPMSELMLNMLGAVAQFERSMIKERQAEGIAKAKDKGVYKGRTSDMRRNAEIHKLKGEGLTNTAIAKQVGCSPKTVQRVLKQVA